Proteins found in one Pontibacter sp. SGAir0037 genomic segment:
- a CDS encoding septal ring lytic transglycosylase RlpA family protein, whose product MALRFLLTPITSHKQAHIRYALVAAFFGLFLSSCASTSPEHGQRGYTEEGKASYYGKKFHGRKMANGDKFNQNKLTAAHRTLPFGTKVKVYNLQTNKAVKVKITDRGPFVKGRIIDLSEAAAKRLGSVKAGVVPVKVKVVRAAAKKK is encoded by the coding sequence ATGGCATTACGCTTCCTGCTTACACCTATAACATCACACAAACAAGCACACATCAGATATGCTTTAGTAGCCGCTTTTTTCGGGCTATTTTTAAGCTCCTGCGCCTCCACTTCTCCTGAGCACGGGCAAAGAGGTTATACAGAAGAAGGCAAAGCTTCTTACTACGGCAAAAAATTCCATGGCCGCAAAATGGCAAATGGAGATAAATTTAACCAGAATAAGCTAACGGCTGCTCACCGCACACTTCCCTTCGGCACAAAGGTTAAAGTATACAACCTGCAGACAAACAAGGCAGTGAAGGTAAAGATAACAGACCGTGGTCCGTTTGTGAAAGGGCGCATCATAGACCTTTCTGAAGCCGCAGCAAAAAGGCTAGGTTCTGTTAAAGCCGGTGTAGTGCCTGTGAAGGTAAAAGTGGT
- a CDS encoding Hsp20/alpha crystallin family protein has protein sequence MKIIKDKELLRSIAQQIDLFNTVGGGVSETYAEIKKYKKGAVINIWAAGVSPEAFKVILQNNQLTIISLLHSEENPEMAVPIFNRTYILPLQVELAKIEAVHQDGQLQIRLPYYNGVNEPREIEIKQL, from the coding sequence ATGAAAATTATAAAAGATAAAGAATTACTAAGAAGCATAGCACAGCAGATCGACCTGTTTAATACAGTAGGCGGGGGAGTAAGCGAGACCTATGCAGAAATAAAAAAGTATAAAAAGGGAGCAGTAATAAATATATGGGCTGCTGGTGTAAGTCCTGAAGCTTTTAAAGTAATTTTACAGAACAACCAGCTAACTATTATATCATTACTGCATAGCGAGGAAAATCCAGAAATGGCTGTTCCTATTTTTAACCGTACTTATATACTACCTTTACAGGTAGAACTTGCTAAAATTGAGGCAGTTCACCAGGACGGGCAGTTACAAATCAGGCTTCCGTACTATAACGGGGTAAACGAGCCAAGGGAAATCGAAATAAAACAATTGTAA
- a CDS encoding GNAT family N-acetyltransferase, protein MNSIVPEPAEAMFTIREIKGLQAMLDQFRLIRLLNPGMTAERYKELLLQMLPNGYRMVGAFRNDFCCGISGFWVNTKLYSGKYLEADNFVVEEAYRSKGVGKLLSDWMLQEAKDLNCDTVMLDAYVTNSAAHKFYFREGFYIKSYHFFKSL, encoded by the coding sequence ATGAATAGCATAGTACCTGAGCCTGCTGAGGCAATGTTCACGATAAGAGAGATCAAAGGCCTGCAGGCAATGCTGGATCAGTTTAGGCTTATCCGGCTCCTGAACCCAGGCATGACGGCTGAGCGTTATAAAGAACTCCTGCTGCAAATGCTCCCGAACGGATATAGAATGGTAGGGGCCTTTCGGAATGATTTTTGCTGCGGTATCTCCGGCTTCTGGGTAAATACAAAACTGTATAGTGGCAAGTACCTGGAAGCAGATAATTTTGTAGTAGAAGAGGCATACCGATCTAAAGGAGTTGGCAAATTGCTTTCGGACTGGATGCTTCAGGAAGCAAAAGATTTAAACTGCGATACGGTAATGTTAGATGCTTACGTTACAAATAGCGCTGCTCATAAGTTTTATTTTCGCGAAGGATTTTATATTAAAAGTTACCACTTCTTTAAAAGCTTATAG